The genome window TGGGTAAGACTGGTAACCGGGCAGCGGGCAGCTTTGCCAACAGAGCTTTTCAGTGAAGCTGATTTTTATAGTATAGCTCACCTTGAAATCGGAAACCAGCCCCGCGTATTGCTGGCAGCACCAATCAACAAAGCCGAACTGCTGGAGCATTTTATAGCGCAACTGGAAGAGCTGGATGAAATTCGTTTTGATGAGGCTACCGGCAGGGTTATAGCACGAAAAATCACGAAACTTGGCGCACTTATACTTCAGGAAACAAACCAGTCTAACCCCGATGCGGAACTTGTTGCAACTATACTTCTACAGATGCTGCGTGAGAATGGTATTGAAAGATTACCATGGTCTGACCAAGCGATGAAAACCCGACAACGACTGGCGTTTTTGCAACAGCTGTCGCCGGACCTTTGGCCTGATGTATCCGATGAAGCACTGAAAGAAACGATGGAGGATTGGCTGCTGCCGCACCTTATAGGTTTACGGAGTATAGAACAGGTAGCACGCCTCGATTTTAATGAGCTTATACTTTCTGACCTGAGCTGGGAACAACGCCAGGAAATGGACCGACTGGCACCCTCGCACCTGGAAGTACCGAGCGGTTCCCGTATCGCGTTAGATTATGCTGACCCAAGTACACCTATACTTGCCGTGCGCTTGCAGGAAGTTTTCGGAATGCTGGACACGCCCAGAATTGGTGGTGGCAAAGTACCTTTACTCATCCATCTACTCTCCCCAGCTTCGCGGCCTGTGCAGGTTACCCGCGACCTCCGCAGCTTCTGGACGACCGGCTATTTTGATGTTAGAAAAGATCTACGTGGCCGCTACCCTAAACACCATTGGCCCGATGATCCGTTGGCAGCTGTTCCGACGCGGGGCACCAAGAAAAGACCGCAGTAACTGCAACTACAAAACTGGAAAGCCACCAATACTGGTGGCTTTTACATTCACATCAAGTATTATCTTTCAGTTAGATTGCAACTTATAAATAGAAATCTCCGGCAGCTTCCGGTTAGTATAGTATCTCTTCTACTTTATAAGAAACCATCCCTTGTGGTGCGGGCCACTCCACTTCGTCGCCTACTTTGCAGCCAAGTATAGCTGTGGCAAGCGGAGCAAGTATAGACACTTTCCGTGCGCTCAGATCGGCATCTTTAGGGTATACCACCGTTATCTCCATTACATTTCCGGTCTTCAGATCTTTAAGCCGCACAAACGAATTCATGGTAACCACATCTACGGGTACTTCTTCCGAGGCTATCACTTTCGCACGTTTCAGTTCTTTGCATAAACCCTCTACGGCAGAAGCACCACCGTTCTGGCGTTGTACCTGCACCAAACTATGCAGGCGCTCGTAATCTTTCTCAGTCAGATAAATCGGATTCATAAACGTTCAGTTAAGTATAAATTGATGTTCCTGGGTTAGTATAGAGCCTGCATCTGTTTGAGCAAAGTATATATCTTTAAAGCTCAGCGTTTTGCCAGACTCCACTCTTCTGAATATCTTATCCGGAGTTATACTATCCAGGCTACCGAACCCACAGGCTTCCATTACTTCTATAGTTGACTTTATGGTATTTGTATGAAAGTTCGCCACGCGCACACGCTTATCTGAAACATCCAAGCCACTGTATAAGCTCTTATCCTGTGTCGCAATACCTACCGGGCAACGGCCTGAATCGCATTGTAATGCCTGTATGCACCCTAACGCGAACATCATACCACGGGCACTGTAGCACATATCTGCACCCAGTGAAATTGCTTTAATGATATCTACACCCGTTATGATTTTACCTGCTGCAATTACCCGTATCTCTTTTCTGAGTTTATATTTCACAAGCATCGCCTGCACAAAGGAAAGTGCATCGTAAAGCGGCATGCCCAGGCTATCGGTAAACTCCAGCGGCGCGGCACCTGTACCACCTTCTGCCCCATCTATCGTGATAAAGTCCGGGAAGATCTGGTTGTGCATCATTTCCTGGCAAAGGCGCTCAAATTCCTGCTTGTTACCAATGCAAAGCTTTATACCAACCGGCTTACCCTTCGACAGAATACGAAGCTTTTCGATGAACAGCAGCATGGTAAACTGATCATTGAAAGCGGAGTGTGCCGGTGGCGAAGCAACTGTGGTAAAAGGCTCAACTTTACGGATAGCAGCGATCTCAGGCGTATTTTTGGCAGCCGGAAGTATACCACCATGTCCAGGTTTTGCTCCCTGCGATAGCTTGATCTCCACCATTTTGAT of Pontibacter deserti contains these proteins:
- the rnk gene encoding nucleoside diphosphate kinase regulator; translated protein: MNPIYLTEKDYERLHSLVQVQRQNGGASAVEGLCKELKRAKVIASEEVPVDVVTMNSFVRLKDLKTGNVMEITVVYPKDADLSARKVSILAPLATAILGCKVGDEVEWPAPQGMVSYKVEEILY
- a CDS encoding FMN-binding glutamate synthase family protein, with translation MLTKLSVRQLLAVVFAASYALTLYLGYQDISFLWLLVLVVPLHVIYHRNIRQGKHSILRNYPLLGYLRYFFESIRPELRQYFFESDLDGKPFSRRQRSIVYQRAKNVRQTVPFGMQADSQENGFEWIAHTMFPVHVKEEDLRVTVGSSRCQQPYSASIYNISAMSYGSLSKTAVMALSGGAKLGGFAHNTGEGGVSPFHIEGGGDLIWQIGTGYFGCRDSKGNFSETLFEEQVAHPHIKMVEIKLSQGAKPGHGGILPAAKNTPEIAAIRKVEPFTTVASPPAHSAFNDQFTMLLFIEKLRILSKGKPVGIKLCIGNKQEFERLCQEMMHNQIFPDFITIDGAEGGTGAAPLEFTDSLGMPLYDALSFVQAMLVKYKLRKEIRVIAAGKIITGVDIIKAISLGADMCYSARGMMFALGCIQALQCDSGRCPVGIATQDKSLYSGLDVSDKRVRVANFHTNTIKSTIEVMEACGFGSLDSITPDKIFRRVESGKTLSFKDIYFAQTDAGSILTQEHQFILN